Within Thermodesulfobacteriota bacterium, the genomic segment CCCAGACCCCCCTCCGAAGACTTATAGTTACCCGGGGGCACCCCCCCAACGGGGGGGTGCCCCCGGGTAAGAACTAAAAGTTTTTGAAAGGAGTTTGAGGGAAACTTTTTACAAAAAGTTTCCCTCAAGAACTGCCTTCCGCCGCGAATTGAAATAAAAAAAGGGCGGATAACTTACCGCCCTTTGCCGTGGTCTGTTTTTTCTTATCTCTTACGAGGCGACTATATTTACGACCTTCTTTTTGCCTCTCGTCTCGTAGTTCACCACCCCGTCCATCTTCGCAAAGAGGGTATAGTCCTTGCCCATCCCGACGTTCGCTCCGGGGTAGACCCTGGTGCCGAGCTGACGTACAAGGATGGAGCCGGCGGTGACGGCCTGGCCGGAGAAACGCTTCACCCCGCGCCTCTGGCCCTGACTGTCCCTTCCGTTCCTTGAGCTTCCGCCCGCTTTTTTATGTGCCATCTTAAGACCTCCTGAAGGCCGTGATGCGTTATGCGTATTTTAAAAAATCTTCCCGCATCACGTATAACGTA encodes:
- the rpmA gene encoding 50S ribosomal protein L27, with amino-acid sequence MAHKKAGGSSRNGRDSQGQRRGVKRFSGQAVTAGSILVRQLGTRVYPGANVGMGKDYTLFAKMDGVVNYETRGKKKVVNIVAS